A genomic window from Acidobacteriota bacterium includes:
- the pheT gene encoding phenylalanine--tRNA ligase subunit beta, with the protein MKISYNWLSELVEINLSPRELAEKLTMIGFAVDAVEAHGDDHILEIDLTSNRPDALCHLGIARETALVCGTALKPINLELKESDEAVEDFAAIEIHSEDLCPRYAARIVRGVKVGQSPAWLVKKLEAVGQRSVNNIADISNYVMFEMGQPNHAFDLNTLHDRKIIVRRARAGEKIQTLDGIERELTTEMCVIADAARAVAIGGVMGGEETEISAQTTDVLIESAYFNPASIRATAKALGMGTEASYRYERGMDFDSQVAVADRVAQLIAEIAGGEILKGVIDVYPKRIERDPVLLREARIEKLTGLRVDLERAEQILNGLQFTVAAFADKRELLAVAPSFRIDIAREEDLVEEVARHFGYEHIATTLPDSVEAGKYLDSEQRRRAARNTMIDAGFNEAISFSFVNGESDAIFRVEKETTPKLENPIDVNEAEMRASLMTGLLGALQRNFFHGRRDVKLFELGRVFNSKSEGERPDEREILGLVMSGAFIPDAWRSNRQIDFYDLKGVMESVLGSLRVSGFTIERSSVEYLHPGQSAELNKDGMVIARFGRLHPKVAALYKFRQPVYVGEIEFGKLMEFADDEVRYKPLPKFPGISRDISALLPDTVSWGEIDRAIKELGIGEIESVAVFDMYKGKEMQEGTRSLAFRVVYRSDERTLTDEEVSQMHQRIRDLMEQGFSAQLR; encoded by the coding sequence ATGAAGATTAGTTACAACTGGCTCAGCGAACTTGTCGAAATTAATTTATCTCCCAGAGAACTCGCTGAAAAATTGACCATGATTGGTTTCGCGGTTGATGCCGTCGAAGCGCACGGCGACGACCACATTCTGGAAATCGATTTAACCTCGAATCGCCCCGACGCGCTTTGTCATTTAGGTATCGCGCGCGAAACGGCGCTGGTATGCGGCACCGCACTGAAACCGATTAACCTTGAACTCAAAGAGAGCGATGAAGCCGTCGAAGATTTCGCGGCGATTGAAATTCACTCGGAAGACCTCTGTCCGCGATATGCGGCACGCATTGTGCGCGGCGTCAAAGTCGGACAGTCGCCCGCGTGGTTGGTGAAAAAGCTTGAAGCCGTCGGACAGCGTTCGGTCAATAACATCGCAGACATTTCCAACTATGTGATGTTTGAAATGGGGCAACCCAATCACGCTTTTGATTTGAATACCCTGCACGATAGAAAAATCATTGTGCGTCGCGCGCGCGCCGGCGAAAAAATTCAGACGCTTGATGGCATTGAACGCGAACTCACAACCGAAATGTGCGTCATTGCGGATGCCGCGAGAGCCGTGGCGATTGGCGGCGTGATGGGCGGCGAAGAGACCGAAATCAGCGCCCAGACAACCGACGTTTTAATCGAAAGCGCCTATTTCAATCCGGCTTCGATTCGCGCCACGGCGAAAGCCTTAGGCATGGGAACCGAAGCGTCTTATCGTTATGAGCGCGGCATGGACTTTGATTCGCAAGTCGCGGTTGCCGACCGTGTCGCGCAACTCATCGCGGAAATTGCCGGCGGCGAAATTTTAAAAGGCGTGATTGATGTTTATCCCAAACGCATTGAACGCGACCCGGTTTTATTGCGCGAAGCGCGCATCGAGAAACTCACGGGTTTGCGCGTCGATTTGGAACGCGCCGAACAGATTTTAAACGGCTTGCAATTCACGGTCGCGGCGTTTGCCGATAAGCGCGAATTGCTGGCGGTGGCACCGAGTTTTCGCATAGATATTGCGCGTGAAGAGGATTTGGTTGAAGAGGTGGCGCGCCATTTCGGTTATGAACACATTGCGACGACGTTGCCGGATTCCGTAGAAGCGGGCAAATATCTCGACAGTGAACAACGCCGTCGCGCGGCGCGCAATACGATGATTGATGCGGGCTTTAATGAAGCGATTTCTTTCAGTTTCGTAAACGGTGAAAGCGATGCGATTTTTCGCGTCGAAAAAGAGACCACCCCGAAACTCGAAAATCCCATTGATGTGAACGAAGCTGAGATGCGCGCTTCGTTGATGACCGGATTGCTCGGCGCTTTGCAACGGAATTTTTTTCACGGACGCAGAGATGTGAAACTCTTTGAACTCGGTCGGGTGTTCAACTCGAAGAGCGAAGGCGAACGTCCCGATGAGCGTGAAATATTGGGACTGGTGATGAGTGGCGCGTTCATACCAGACGCCTGGCGCAGCAATCGCCAGATTGATTTTTATGATTTGAAAGGGGTGATGGAATCGGTTTTAGGAAGTTTGCGCGTCTCAGGCTTTACAATTGAGCGTTCAAGTGTAGAATACCTGCATCCTGGACAGTCTGCGGAGTTGAACAAAGACGGGATGGTGATTGCGCGATTCGGTCGCCTGCATCCCAAAGTCGCTGCGCTGTATAAATTCCGCCAGCCTGTTTACGTCGGCGAAATTGAATTCGGAAAGTTAATGGAATTTGCCGACGATGAAGTGCGCTATAAGCCGTTGCCGAAATTCCCTGGTATTTCTCGTGATATTTCAGCGTTGTTGCCGGATACGGTTTCTTGGGGCGAAATCGACAGGGCAATCAAAGAACTTGGCATAGGTGAAATTGAATCGGTTGCGGTCTTTGATATGTACAAAGGCAAAGAGATGCAGGAAGGCACGCGGTCACTGGCGTTCCGCGTCGTCTATCGCAGTGACGAGCGGACGTTGACCGATGAGGAAGTATCGCAGATGCATCAACGCATACGGGATTTGATGGAGCAGGGTTTCAGCGCACAACTACGATAA
- a CDS encoding cell division protein ZapA, protein MEENLTYSHKVVIYNQTYNLRSQHEPEYINELAAHVNRRMNEIASQTMTVDSLRVAILAALQIADELYQSRQEMRDTENEIVERSARYAEILDQFLRTDVIVPK, encoded by the coding sequence ATGGAAGAAAATCTAACCTATTCACATAAAGTCGTCATCTACAACCAGACCTATAATCTACGCAGTCAGCATGAACCGGAATACATCAATGAACTGGCAGCCCACGTCAACCGCCGCATGAATGAAATTGCCAGCCAGACCATGACCGTCGATTCACTGCGAGTGGCGATTCTTGCGGCATTGCAAATCGCCGACGAACTTTATCAATCGCGTCAGGAGATGCGCGATACCGAAAACGAAATCGTTGAACGCAGCGCCCGTTATGCGGAAATCCTCGACCAATTCCTGCGTACCGACGTCATCGTTCCGAAATAA